Genomic DNA from Budorcas taxicolor isolate Tak-1 chromosome 5, Takin1.1, whole genome shotgun sequence:
GAACCCTGGGGCTTCGATCCCACCCAGGCCCTGGAATGAGTATCCTGGGACAAGtaactctcttttctccttttgttatttatttagtcTTCACGTGTAGCATGCAGGATTGACATGTAGCAttcgagatcttagttccctgactagggtcaaaccagtgccccctgcagcgGAGGCttaacctccagggaagtccctctcctgtCTTTTAAATGGGTTGGCCCAGGTGGTCTCTGTGGCCATCCAGTTCTATAAAGACAGGGGAGGATGAGGACAGGGCTCCTGGGCTTGGTTACCTGTTGGGGTGTCGCCGTCTTGCCAGTACCAATGGCCCACACAGGCTCATAGGCCAAGACAACCTTGCTCCAATCCTTCACGTTATCTGTGGGACAGAGATCACAGGTGGCAGGGTGAAAACAAGGAAGAACAGAACCAGTTGTTTCCCAGAGAATAAGAGTGCTGGTGGCCTACTGCCCCCTGGTGGCTATTATAGGAAAGTGACATTAGAGGCAGGGTAGAAGTAATAGGAAGGATACAGCattcccaccctcccctttcctgCATCAGCACCAGATAGGCTCAGGCTGCAGGGCATCCGACCGCACCTCTGCGTCTCATAGCCCTGGGCTCAAAGGCCCCTTTCTCCAGAGATACCTGCGATGACCTTGGTTTGCTCGAAAACGACCTTCTCAGTGATGCCAGCTTCCCTCTCATCTAACTTCTCCCCAATGCAGGCGATCACTCCAAGTCCCTCTGCCAGGGCATGGGCCACTTTCTGCCCAATCAGCTGTTGAGGAACAGACTTGGTGAGCACCCGTCTAGGAACAAGCCAGCCCTcatctcctcccccctcccccattacTAACCTCATCTGACTCCCCAAAGACATGCCTTCTCTCAGAGTGCCCCAGGACTACCCACGTGGCTCCAAGATCTTTGATCATGCCAGGgctaaaggaagagaaaagccgtGGTTCAGCAAGGAGCCCACCCTGTCGCTGTCCCCTCCATGAGGACAGTGAGGGCTGGgggtccccctcccacccctctgccACTAGCATCTTACCTGATCTCCCCTGTAAAGGCCCCATTGGCCACTTTGTAACAGTTCTGCGCAGCCACGGCAATCTTGGGATCTAGCTTCTGCCGAGCGAAGTCAATGTAGGCGGTGGGGGGTGCGCAAACTACctctgaggatgagatggtgacagacaggaTGAGATCACAGGGAAATCTTCATTCACCAGACCCCATCCTGTGCTCCAGAGTCCCCTCGCCTTCACCACTTCCTTAGTTCTGCTTTTGCCCTTTTTCACCCCAGCACGATCATCTCTGTCCACTTTGCAGCCCAGGCTGGGCCTGTACCCAAGTCTTTGAGCCTCCCAGGTAGCCCTGAGAGGCCATGGCCCTtgccctgccctctgctctttAGCAGCTGTGGCTCTGATTTCCCCAGGCTATTCTGGGCCTGGGCACCTCTTAGACTCAGCATTCTCTGGGGGCCAACCCCGCCTCCCTTCTAAAATagcccatccccacctcccctaGGCCAGGCCAGGATTTTCAGCAAAAGCAGAAGGAGCCAACTCCTGGGGGTTTTACTAGGGTCTTTGGAAGAATAAACCACAAGGGGATGCCTCTTGATCAGCCCCGAGGTTCTGTGACTTAGGTGGGTGAGGGGACAAGGACGCAGGCCGTGGGTAGCAGCGAGTCGACCAGCTCCTAGAGGCCTTGAGCTTTCCCGTTTTTAGGCTGGAGAAAACGGTAGAAGCGCGCCTCATTCCGAAATGGCTCTACCCCTTTCCACGGAAGGCCGGAGTCCTACAGGCCGCCGAGCGGGCTGGATCGGAGCGATAGCCCAGGAGGCTGACGCGGCTCGGTAGGGGAGCTCTGCCGACCCGGCAAGGCGCGGGGAGGAGTCTCCGGCGGGCTACGTGCGGCGGCGCACGGAGCCCGCGCCCAGGGGGCAGCCGGAGCCGTCAGGCAGCCTCCACCCCCACGCACCGGGCAGCCGCTGGCCTCTCCCGATCGCCCGCAGGGGCTGGCCTCACCTTTCAGTCCCAGCCGGTGCAGGCCCCGTCTGGGCCCCGGGaccaccctcctccccagcacCCACAGCCAGAGGGCACCGTGAGATGCGGCCCCGCCTTTCCCCGCCGAAACACCCCCGGTTCAGCGGCCGCGGAGCTCAGGCCCAGATCCCGACAGTCCTGGACCCCAGCCCTGCACGCAGGGCCACGCGGACCCGGGCTAAGAGAGTTCCGGACAGGGCGACCACGCCCGACCGCCCACCCCAGTCCTCCCCGGCCAGGGCTCACCGGTGTCGGCCGGCACCTTGGCCGCGTTCAGAGTGTTGATGAGTTCCCCCAGATTGTTCTTCCTCCCGTTCATCTTCCAGTTCCCCCCAACGAAGAACTTCCTGGAGGGCGCCATGGCTGAGGAGCAGGCACGCTGAAGGTCAGGAGCAGCGCGCCCCCGCTTCCACTGGCCGCTTATATAGAGCGCGGAGATGCAGAAACCCGCCCCCTCTGCGTCCTCGTCCATGGCTGGCCCGGCCCGCGGGAGCcctgcccccggccccgcccgccgcccgccgcagCCCTGCCCCGGATCCCGCCCGCCGCCCGCGTTGCGAGGTTCTGACGTTACCCCCTTTCTTGTAGCAACGTTCCACCGCCGTCGCGGGGTCGCTTGGGTCGCTTTCAGCTTGAATTGCCTGACTTTGGGGAGAAGGCGCGAACTGTGTGCCCCGCGCTCAGAAGAACCCCCGCTTCACGGCTGCAGCCCCCCACCCCGCAGAGGGCTAGAAGGATCCCCAGGGGCGCTCTCTGGCTGGCTGAAGGCCTGGACACTCCACTCCACTCCAAGACTTGGCCTCAGAGCCGTGAGGGGCATCTTTCCAACTCCGGGAAAATGAACCCCCCCTGCCCCCGTCGGAGCGGCCACATCCCTGACTGCTGAGCAGGCACCTTTGACGTACCCAGGGCCGGCCCAGGGTAGTTAACTGGGCAAGTAACAGGGTTCACAGGCGGAGCGACGACCGACGTGGGCTGGACACCGCGCAGCTACTGAAGAGGCAGTTCAGAGGTCTGCCCTGCCCCTAGGAGTACCTCACTTTTTTGCTCCAGCGGCCAGGGCCAGACAAGGGACTGCAAGGCCTGGTGCCCAGGGCTCCCCACTGGGCACCTGGGGACACTCGAGAAGAAACCACTTGGGCCCCCTCTCATGTGGCCCTCCTCCATGTCCCTGCATCTGACAGCCCCCACCCCTCAGGCTCCCCCTCCTGCCCCTGTGAGCACCTCACTCAGCCCCCAATTTCCCAAGAGCAGTAAAAAGTATAGAACTGCCTAccaggggggcagggagggggcgcaGAGCGGCATGGAGGAGCAGAGCCCGCAGTTCTCAA
This window encodes:
- the TPI1 gene encoding triosephosphate isomerase — translated: MDEDAEGAGFCISALYISGQWKRGRAAPDLQRACSSAMAPSRKFFVGGNWKMNGRKNNLGELINTLNAAKVPADTEVVCAPPTAYIDFARQKLDPKIAVAAQNCYKVANGAFTGEISPGMIKDLGATWVVLGHSERRHVFGESDELIGQKVAHALAEGLGVIACIGEKLDEREAGITEKVVFEQTKVIADNVKDWSKVVLAYEPVWAIGTGKTATPQQAQEVHEKLRGWLKSNVSDAVAQSARIIYGGSVTGATCKELASQPDVDGFLVGGASLKPEFVDIINAKQ